A single window of Chitinophaga sp. XS-30 DNA harbors:
- a CDS encoding TonB-dependent receptor yields the protein MIQAQAQSPGITIRGKVQDESKVGLPGVSIQAKGTRFNAVTAEDGTFSIAVDRGDVTLLFTYIGYQPQEVAVNNRTTINVSMQRDQQSLESVVVVGYGTRRRGDVTGSIASMDAKQIEQVPTTNVSQALQGRIPGIEATNTSFRPGSGARIRVRGNRSLTPSANNNFSATLDNGRNEPLYVVDGIPITYSIDDINPLDIESIDVLKDASATAIYGSRGANGVIQITTKKGKVGRLSVQYSGSMSVDKILQPIESLNGAQFADMRRQAYFANGSYDPALANGGATFYFPDPASDYALFRQDENVWNSVAMGYDWAQLDPANGIFNARKRASTTGERTLMANLGLAVLDSLAIYDPSKVRSFDWQNEALRNGLTHNHQIQVSGGTERFRASFSGAYFSQKGIEYGQDYTRFTFNQNTDFKFNERINVGGGITYSSAIQNLGPSVYTGSIYQIPLALPYDENGNLIFYPGEDANIVNPLNDPNTVFNELRINRLLANVFGEVELLKGLKYRAAFGADMTNVRQGTFNGAVSSVRQGNPANASYASRLGFNWVLDNILSYNKTFGKDHSLSVTLLHEMQKTRFEQNTMRAENLIYESQKWYSLQNNSLATVTGDGSFSQTQLLSFMGRVNYAYKDKYILTLSQRNDNSSVLSTGSKGEWFPSAAVAWRVSQEGFMKSVPFIDDLKLRAGYGAVGSSSIDAYLTRGTLSRSIYNFGTAAAQGYAPATLPLPDLTWERTATSNIALDFSILKNRIRGTVDVYEANTTNQLQNQSIPAASGYTSVLVNLGRVRNRGIEISLSTVNVNNADGFRWTTDFIFSRNREAIVTLDGTDNDNLGNQWFVGHPIQTYYDWKFEGIYQYGDTVRGGILDHYWQIPGNRNSINFRPGRVRVTDANGDTLINDADKVILGYPNAEWTGSINSTWAYKGFELSVYLYIRKGSLIRDIRPSLNGRYQSNYVNYWTPENPSNEQPHPNRTIDIYQYWQAAGFRDGTFARIRSISLSYRFAPDLLSKLRVNSLSVYANALNPFLFSKFKGFDPETGSNYVSSYPTNTTAPGPSSYSYRSFVFGVRLGL from the coding sequence TTGATCCAGGCCCAAGCTCAATCCCCGGGCATCACTATCAGGGGGAAAGTACAGGATGAAAGTAAAGTCGGCCTACCCGGTGTATCCATTCAGGCAAAGGGTACACGGTTCAATGCGGTGACTGCTGAAGACGGTACTTTTTCTATTGCGGTAGACAGGGGGGACGTAACATTACTTTTTACCTACATCGGTTATCAGCCGCAGGAAGTGGCAGTGAATAACCGCACAACGATCAATGTATCCATGCAGCGGGACCAGCAATCGCTCGAAAGCGTGGTGGTGGTCGGTTATGGCACCCGCAGAAGAGGGGATGTAACCGGTTCCATTGCTTCCATGGATGCGAAGCAGATAGAGCAGGTGCCTACTACCAATGTTTCCCAGGCATTGCAGGGGAGGATACCCGGTATCGAAGCGACCAACACCTCCTTTCGCCCAGGCTCCGGCGCGCGCATCCGGGTGAGGGGGAACCGTTCGCTGACACCGAGCGCCAACAATAACTTCTCGGCAACGCTGGACAATGGCCGGAATGAACCGTTGTACGTGGTGGACGGTATTCCCATCACTTACAGCATTGATGACATCAACCCGCTGGACATCGAATCCATCGACGTATTGAAAGACGCATCGGCCACCGCCATTTACGGTTCCCGCGGCGCGAACGGCGTGATCCAGATCACGACCAAGAAAGGGAAGGTAGGCAGGCTCTCCGTACAATACAGCGGCAGCATGTCGGTGGACAAGATATTGCAGCCGATCGAATCCCTCAACGGCGCACAGTTTGCCGATATGAGACGCCAGGCCTACTTTGCCAATGGATCTTATGATCCCGCGCTGGCGAATGGCGGCGCCACTTTTTATTTCCCTGATCCGGCTTCCGATTACGCTTTATTCAGACAGGATGAGAACGTCTGGAACTCCGTGGCCATGGGGTATGACTGGGCGCAGCTGGACCCTGCGAATGGCATTTTCAACGCCCGCAAAAGAGCCTCCACCACAGGGGAAAGAACGCTCATGGCAAACCTCGGCCTCGCCGTGCTGGACAGCCTGGCGATCTATGATCCTTCCAAAGTACGGTCGTTCGACTGGCAGAATGAAGCCCTCCGGAATGGTCTCACCCACAACCACCAGATACAGGTATCCGGCGGAACGGAAAGATTCCGGGCCTCATTTTCCGGCGCATACTTTTCTCAGAAAGGCATAGAGTACGGTCAGGACTATACGAGATTCACATTCAACCAGAATACGGATTTCAAATTCAATGAAAGGATCAACGTGGGTGGTGGCATTACTTACTCCTCCGCTATACAGAACCTTGGTCCCAGCGTGTACACCGGTTCCATTTACCAGATACCGCTGGCACTGCCGTATGACGAAAACGGCAACCTTATCTTCTATCCCGGCGAAGACGCCAATATCGTGAACCCGCTGAACGACCCGAACACCGTATTCAATGAGCTGCGCATCAACAGGCTGCTGGCAAATGTTTTCGGGGAAGTGGAATTGCTGAAAGGATTGAAATACCGCGCAGCATTCGGCGCGGATATGACCAATGTAAGGCAGGGCACATTCAACGGCGCGGTATCCTCCGTCCGCCAGGGCAATCCGGCCAATGCCAGTTACGCGAGCCGGCTGGGCTTTAACTGGGTGCTGGATAATATTCTGAGTTATAACAAAACCTTTGGCAAAGATCATTCCCTCTCCGTTACGCTCCTGCACGAAATGCAGAAAACGCGCTTCGAGCAGAACACCATGCGCGCGGAGAACCTGATCTATGAAAGCCAGAAATGGTATTCCCTGCAGAATAATTCACTGGCCACGGTCACGGGTGACGGCTCATTCTCGCAAACGCAGCTGCTGTCGTTCATGGGCAGGGTCAACTATGCTTACAAAGACAAATACATCCTGACGCTCAGCCAGCGTAATGATAACTCTTCCGTGCTTTCCACGGGCAGCAAAGGGGAATGGTTCCCTTCCGCTGCTGTTGCCTGGCGGGTGAGCCAGGAGGGCTTTATGAAAAGTGTTCCCTTTATCGACGACCTGAAACTGCGCGCCGGTTATGGCGCGGTGGGCAGCTCTTCCATTGATGCCTATCTCACCAGGGGCACACTGAGCCGCAGCATCTATAATTTCGGCACCGCCGCAGCCCAGGGATATGCCCCCGCCACGCTGCCGCTGCCTGACCTCACCTGGGAAAGAACGGCCACGAGCAATATTGCGCTGGACTTCAGCATACTGAAGAACAGGATACGGGGAACCGTGGATGTGTACGAAGCCAATACCACCAATCAGCTGCAGAACCAGTCCATTCCCGCCGCTTCAGGATATACCTCTGTACTGGTGAATCTCGGGCGTGTGCGCAATCGCGGGATCGAGATCAGCCTGTCTACCGTGAACGTCAATAATGCGGACGGGTTCAGGTGGACGACCGATTTCATCTTCTCCCGCAACCGGGAAGCGATCGTGACGCTGGATGGCACGGATAACGATAACCTCGGCAACCAGTGGTTCGTAGGGCATCCTATTCAAACGTATTACGACTGGAAGTTTGAGGGTATCTATCAGTATGGCGATACGGTGCGGGGAGGGATACTGGACCATTACTGGCAGATCCCCGGTAACAGGAACAGCATCAATTTCCGGCCCGGCAGGGTACGGGTGACCGATGCCAATGGCGATACGCTGATCAATGATGCGGACAAGGTGATACTCGGTTATCCCAATGCGGAATGGACCGGCAGTATTAACAGCACATGGGCGTATAAAGGCTTCGAGCTGAGCGTGTACCTGTATATCCGCAAAGGCTCGCTGATCCGGGATATCCGCCCGAGCCTCAACGGCCGCTATCAATCCAACTACGTCAATTACTGGACGCCGGAAAATCCTTCCAACGAGCAACCGCATCCTAACCGCACCATCGATATCTACCAGTACTGGCAGGCAGCAGGTTTCCGGGACGGGACGTTTGCGAGGATCAGGAGCATCTCGCTTTCCTACAGATTTGCCCCGGACCTGCTGAGCAAATTGCGGGTCAACAGCCTGAGCGTGTATGCGAACGCGTTAAACCCTTTCCTGTTCAGTAAATTCAAAGGCTTCGATCCTGAGACAGGCAGCAATTACGTGTCTTCTTACCCTACCAATACAACAGCGCCGGGCCCTTCTTCCTATAGCTACAGGAGCTTTGTTTTTGGTGTACGCCTGGGATTATAA
- a CDS encoding chorismate synthase has product MNSFGRIFRVNVFGESHGESVGVNIDGVPYGIPLKQEDFLPDLERRKAGAKGTTPRKEDDLPFLKSGVFNDHTTGAPVTILFENNNTRSADYAKLREFPRPGHADFVASKKFGGFEDYRGGGHFSGRLTLNLVAAGVIAKKILGDSIQVKAVLKEVGGLPDPEKGLEAAIAAKDSVGGIVECTVDGLPIGWGEPFFDSIESNIAHAVFAIPAIKGVEFGAGFAAAKMKGLEHNDAIIDTNGKTATNNAGGVVGGITNGNPLVFRVAVKPTSSTPKEQQTLNIASGEVETFSVKGRHDLCIALRVPVVLEAVTAMVLADFKLIADSTLGYRR; this is encoded by the coding sequence ATGAACAGTTTTGGCAGAATATTCAGGGTAAACGTTTTTGGGGAATCGCACGGCGAAAGCGTGGGCGTAAATATTGATGGCGTGCCATACGGCATACCGTTGAAGCAGGAAGATTTTCTGCCTGACCTGGAGCGCCGCAAAGCCGGTGCAAAAGGCACCACGCCCCGGAAGGAAGACGACCTGCCGTTCCTGAAATCAGGTGTGTTCAACGATCACACCACCGGCGCGCCGGTAACCATCCTGTTCGAAAACAATAATACCCGCAGCGCCGATTATGCCAAGCTGCGGGAGTTTCCCCGCCCCGGTCATGCTGACTTTGTAGCTTCGAAGAAATTCGGCGGTTTTGAAGATTACCGTGGCGGCGGTCATTTCAGCGGCAGGCTCACACTTAACCTCGTTGCCGCAGGCGTCATCGCCAAGAAAATACTGGGCGACAGCATACAGGTGAAAGCCGTATTGAAAGAAGTAGGTGGCCTGCCTGACCCTGAAAAAGGACTGGAAGCCGCCATCGCTGCCAAAGACTCCGTAGGCGGCATCGTGGAATGTACCGTGGATGGATTGCCCATCGGCTGGGGCGAACCTTTCTTCGATTCGATCGAGTCCAATATCGCGCATGCCGTTTTTGCCATTCCCGCCATCAAAGGCGTTGAGTTCGGCGCCGGTTTCGCCGCTGCAAAAATGAAAGGCCTTGAGCACAACGACGCCATCATCGATACCAATGGAAAAACCGCCACCAATAACGCCGGTGGCGTAGTAGGCGGTATCACCAACGGAAACCCGCTCGTGTTCCGCGTTGCAGTGAAACCAACATCCAGTACGCCGAAGGAACAGCAGACCCTTAACATCGCCAGCGGTGAGGTGGAGACGTTCTCCGTTAAAGGTCGACATGACCTTTGTATCGCCTTGCGGGTGCCTGTGGTATTGGAGGCAGTAACGGCCATGGTACTGGCAGACTTTAAACTGATAGCGGATTCCACGTTAGGATACCGCAGATAA
- the aroA gene encoding 3-phosphoshikimate 1-carboxyvinyltransferase produces the protein MKVIVSPATISGSVTANPSKSAMQRAVAAALLAKGRTTIHNPGLSNDCLAALEVAENLGAMVKRVNEDIEITSNGVQPFYDEINCGESGLGIRMFTPIAALAEQQITINGHGSLVTRPMHFFEEVLPELGVKIRSQDGKLPLEIHGPLQAKDITIDGSLSSQFLTGLLMAFGSVADKAQIRVTDLKSKPYIELTLQIMAHFGVKVRQENFEVFHFDKKQEYKAGEYTVEGDWSGAAFLLVAAAVAGKAEVHHLNTLSAQSDKAIMEALEKAGAEILPGVFTMIVVKKALKAFEMDATDCPDLFPPLVALAANCKGITRIKGVSRLAHKESDRGLTLQEEFGKMGIRIDLEGDVMLVHGGTGIKGAVVHSHNDHRIAMACAVAALTADGAVTIGNAEAINKSYPEFYDHLVALGGVIEKEEVTA, from the coding sequence ATGAAAGTTATTGTATCACCCGCAACCATCAGCGGCTCCGTTACCGCCAATCCCTCCAAAAGCGCGATGCAACGGGCAGTAGCGGCGGCTTTGCTGGCAAAGGGAAGGACCACTATTCATAATCCCGGCCTGAGCAACGATTGCCTGGCCGCGCTGGAAGTCGCGGAAAACCTCGGCGCAATGGTAAAGCGGGTGAATGAGGATATCGAGATCACGAGCAATGGTGTTCAGCCGTTCTACGATGAGATCAACTGCGGCGAGTCCGGCCTCGGCATTCGCATGTTCACACCCATTGCCGCACTGGCTGAGCAGCAGATCACCATTAACGGTCACGGTAGTCTCGTTACCCGCCCCATGCATTTCTTCGAAGAGGTGCTGCCGGAACTGGGCGTAAAGATCAGGAGCCAGGACGGCAAATTGCCCCTGGAGATCCACGGTCCGCTGCAGGCAAAGGATATCACGATAGACGGTTCCCTGTCCTCCCAGTTCCTCACCGGCCTGCTCATGGCCTTCGGATCTGTAGCGGATAAAGCGCAGATCAGGGTAACGGACCTCAAAAGTAAACCTTACATCGAACTGACCTTGCAGATCATGGCGCATTTCGGGGTGAAGGTGAGACAGGAGAATTTTGAAGTGTTCCATTTCGATAAAAAGCAGGAATACAAAGCTGGTGAATACACCGTGGAAGGCGATTGGAGCGGCGCGGCATTCCTGCTCGTTGCGGCAGCAGTAGCCGGTAAAGCGGAAGTACATCATCTGAATACCTTATCCGCGCAATCCGATAAAGCCATTATGGAAGCCCTGGAAAAAGCAGGCGCTGAAATACTGCCCGGTGTGTTTACGATGATCGTGGTGAAGAAAGCATTGAAGGCCTTTGAAATGGATGCGACCGACTGCCCGGACCTGTTCCCGCCGCTGGTAGCGCTGGCAGCCAATTGCAAAGGCATCACCAGGATCAAGGGCGTAAGCCGCCTGGCGCATAAGGAAAGCGACCGCGGCCTGACGCTCCAGGAGGAGTTTGGCAAGATGGGCATCCGTATAGACCTGGAAGGCGATGTCATGCTGGTACATGGCGGCACCGGCATCAAAGGAGCGGTTGTACATTCGCATAATGACCACCGTATTGCTATGGCCTGCGCCGTAGCAGCGCTGACAGCGGACGGAGCGGTGACTATCGGGAATGCGGAAGCGATCAATAAATCCTACCCGGAGTTTTACGATCACCTCGTTGCTTTGGGTGGCGTAATTGAAAAAGAAGAAGTGACGGCATAA
- the aroB gene encoding 3-dehydroquinate synthase: MTTQTHRFKHQSTTYYLGESLENLGSYVQKDRSILIMDENVDRYYADLFSGWKKLVVPDGEENKNMDVIGQIMTGLVELEADRKTTLIGIGGGMLTDITGFAACIYMRGIPFAFVPTTLLAQVDASIGGKNGVSYGMHKNLLGTIHQPEFILFDYKLPLTMPEDEWCNGFAEIIKYACIDDAELFAYLEANKDKALAQDVDVLQYLVERSVDIKTKFVLEDEFENGIRRWLNFGHTLGHAVEKLEGIAHGQAVAIGMVAAAKISEKINNLPSEQTNRLIRLINDYRLPVTMTSDKAAVFNIFKLDKKREKDHIHFVLLDAIGKAVTHPILIEDLKQILQEL; the protein is encoded by the coding sequence ATGACCACGCAAACACATCGTTTTAAACATCAGTCAACAACCTACTACCTCGGCGAAAGCCTGGAGAACCTGGGCAGCTATGTACAGAAAGACCGCAGCATCCTCATTATGGATGAGAATGTGGACCGGTATTATGCAGACCTGTTCTCCGGCTGGAAAAAGCTGGTAGTGCCGGATGGGGAAGAGAACAAGAATATGGACGTGATCGGGCAGATCATGACCGGGCTTGTGGAACTGGAAGCAGACCGCAAAACAACACTGATCGGTATCGGCGGCGGTATGCTCACGGATATTACCGGCTTTGCCGCCTGCATCTATATGCGCGGCATCCCGTTTGCCTTTGTGCCCACCACATTGCTGGCGCAGGTAGACGCATCCATCGGCGGGAAGAATGGCGTCAGCTACGGTATGCACAAGAACCTGCTCGGTACCATTCATCAGCCGGAGTTCATTCTCTTTGACTACAAACTCCCGCTGACCATGCCCGAAGACGAATGGTGCAACGGGTTTGCAGAGATCATCAAATATGCCTGCATTGATGATGCGGAGCTGTTCGCGTACCTGGAAGCCAATAAGGATAAGGCGCTGGCGCAGGATGTAGACGTATTGCAATACCTGGTGGAAAGGTCGGTAGACATTAAAACGAAGTTTGTACTGGAAGATGAATTCGAGAACGGCATACGGCGCTGGCTGAATTTTGGTCATACACTCGGGCATGCCGTGGAAAAACTGGAGGGCATCGCACACGGACAAGCGGTGGCGATCGGGATGGTGGCAGCTGCTAAGATCTCCGAAAAAATAAACAATCTGCCATCGGAACAAACCAACCGTTTGATCCGGCTGATCAATGATTACCGCCTGCCGGTAACCATGACCTCGGATAAAGCTGCGGTGTTCAACATTTTCAAACTGGACAAAAAGCGCGAGAAGGACCATATTCATTTTGTGCTGCTGGATGCGATCGGTAAAGCGGTCACGCACCCGATCCTGATAGAGGACCTGAAGCAGATCTTGCAGGAATTATAG
- a CDS encoding chorismate mutase: protein MEQILAKTKFADPASDKKPLIISGPCSAETEEQVLATALALAKTGKVDVLRAGIWKPRTRPGSFEGIGAKGLPWLQKAKELTGMPTTVEVATGKQVEAALHFGVDILWIGARTTVNPFSVQDVADALKGVKIPVLIKNPINPDLELWIGAVERIQKSGIDNVGLIHRGFSSYGNTEYRNAPMWHLAIELKRRHPELPMICDPSHISGRRDILQAVAQEAIDLDYDGLMLETHVDPDNAWSDAKQQITPEKFGEMLDNIIWRHERTDQREFNTALEKLRNQINGIDDEILQLLGNRMKIAEKIGQYKKENNITILQTNRWNEILDRGVKAGEKLGLTKDFITKYFDAVHLESINRQNKVMND from the coding sequence ATGGAACAGATCTTAGCAAAAACGAAATTCGCCGATCCGGCTTCAGACAAAAAGCCGCTGATCATCTCCGGGCCCTGCAGTGCTGAAACGGAAGAGCAGGTATTGGCCACTGCGCTGGCCCTTGCCAAAACGGGCAAAGTGGACGTACTCCGTGCCGGTATCTGGAAACCCCGTACCCGCCCCGGCTCATTCGAAGGCATCGGCGCTAAAGGCTTGCCCTGGCTGCAGAAAGCCAAAGAGCTGACCGGCATGCCTACTACCGTGGAAGTGGCTACCGGCAAACAGGTGGAAGCTGCGCTGCATTTCGGCGTGGATATCCTCTGGATAGGCGCCCGTACCACCGTGAACCCCTTCTCTGTACAGGATGTGGCGGATGCGCTGAAAGGCGTGAAGATTCCCGTGCTCATCAAGAATCCCATCAACCCTGACCTGGAACTGTGGATCGGTGCGGTGGAGCGTATCCAGAAATCCGGTATCGATAACGTAGGCCTCATTCACCGCGGCTTCTCCAGCTATGGCAACACGGAATACCGTAACGCTCCCATGTGGCATCTCGCCATCGAGCTGAAACGCCGTCACCCGGAATTGCCGATGATCTGCGATCCCAGCCACATCAGCGGCCGCCGCGACATTCTGCAGGCTGTTGCCCAGGAAGCGATAGACCTCGATTACGATGGCCTCATGCTGGAAACGCATGTGGACCCGGACAATGCATGGAGCGATGCCAAACAGCAGATCACTCCGGAAAAATTCGGCGAAATGCTGGATAACATCATCTGGAGGCATGAACGCACAGACCAGCGCGAATTCAATACCGCCCTGGAGAAACTCCGCAACCAGATCAACGGTATTGATGACGAGATACTGCAACTGCTGGGCAACCGCATGAAGATCGCAGAGAAGATCGGTCAATATAAAAAAGAGAATAACATCACCATCCTGCAGACCAACCGCTGGAACGAAATACTGGACCGTGGTGTAAAAGCCGGTGAAAAACTCGGCCTCACCAAGGATTTCATCACCAAATATTTTGATGCGGTGCACCTGGAATCCATCAACCGTCAGAACAAAGTGATGAACGACTAA
- a CDS encoding prephenate dehydrogenase: MIATVVGVGLIGGSLAISLKEKGVANWIIGVDNNRDNLAKAQELKIIDESSALEDALQRSQLIILAIPVDAMLKAMPSILDKVMPHHVIMDVGSTKEKLLQLVAGHPKRGRFVAAHPMAGTEYSGPEAAVRNLFVQKTMVLCDVKNSDEDALELIESLVEKLSMRLVYMNAEEHDLHTAYVSHISHITSFALALTVLEKEKEQGRIFELASGGFESTVRLAKSSPDMWVPIFRHNRSNVLDVLDEHIHQLQQMRDLLEQEDYDAFYKLIQKSNKIRKILK, from the coding sequence ATGATAGCAACAGTAGTAGGTGTAGGACTCATAGGCGGTTCACTCGCCATCAGCCTGAAGGAAAAAGGTGTGGCAAACTGGATCATCGGCGTGGATAACAACCGGGACAACCTGGCCAAAGCACAGGAACTGAAGATCATAGACGAAAGCTCTGCGCTGGAAGATGCCCTTCAGCGCAGCCAGCTGATCATACTGGCCATCCCTGTGGATGCCATGCTGAAGGCCATGCCTTCCATCCTGGACAAAGTAATGCCGCATCATGTGATCATGGATGTAGGTTCCACCAAGGAAAAATTATTGCAACTCGTTGCCGGTCATCCAAAGCGCGGCCGGTTCGTGGCGGCCCACCCGATGGCCGGCACGGAGTATTCAGGGCCGGAAGCTGCCGTCAGGAACCTTTTTGTACAGAAGACCATGGTGCTCTGCGATGTGAAGAACAGCGACGAGGACGCCCTGGAACTGATAGAATCGTTGGTAGAGAAGCTCAGCATGCGCCTCGTGTACATGAACGCTGAAGAACATGACCTGCATACGGCCTATGTATCGCACATTTCGCACATCACCTCTTTTGCCCTGGCGTTGACCGTACTGGAGAAGGAAAAGGAGCAGGGCCGGATATTCGAGCTGGCCAGCGGTGGTTTTGAATCTACCGTAAGGCTCGCCAAAAGCTCGCCGGACATGTGGGTGCCGATCTTCAGGCATAACCGCAGCAATGTGCTGGACGTACTGGACGAGCATATCCACCAGTTGCAGCAGATGCGGGACCTGCTGGAGCAGGAAGATTACGACGCTTTTTACAAACTCATCCAGAAAAGCAACAAGATCAGGAAAATACTCAAATAG
- a CDS encoding pyridoxal phosphate-dependent aminotransferase has product MEPQVAKRLQHTEEYYFSRKLREIDDMNKAGANVINLGIGSPDLPPHPAVIAALNEHAAKPGTHAYQGYKGIPALRQAIAAWYKRYYDVPLNPDTEVLPLIGSKEGIMHICMTYLQEGDEALIPDPGYPTYRSAVQLSGATPVTYSLREENGWQPDLAALEQQDLSRVRLMWVNYPHMPTGTPARKAVFEALVAFAQKHHIILCHDNPYSFILNDQPTSLMATPGAMDVALELNSLSKSSNMAGWRVGMLVGKAAFLNEVLRFKSNMDSGMFQPVQMAAVAALELGPEWYAELNGIYRARREKVFELLDLLGCTYDRAQTGMFVWAKIPAGYADGFAVSDEVLQQSRVFITPGGIFGANGNGYIRVSLCRDEKVFAEAIGRIRQSQTVKI; this is encoded by the coding sequence ATGGAACCACAGGTAGCCAAAAGATTGCAACACACCGAAGAATACTACTTTTCACGGAAGCTCCGCGAGATAGACGATATGAACAAAGCGGGCGCCAATGTGATCAATCTCGGTATCGGAAGCCCTGATCTTCCGCCGCATCCCGCCGTGATCGCCGCACTGAATGAGCATGCGGCCAAACCGGGCACCCATGCTTACCAGGGTTACAAAGGCATTCCCGCCCTGCGGCAGGCTATCGCCGCCTGGTACAAAAGGTACTACGATGTTCCGCTCAACCCGGATACAGAAGTATTGCCGCTGATCGGTTCCAAGGAAGGCATTATGCACATCTGCATGACTTACCTGCAGGAAGGGGATGAAGCGCTGATACCCGATCCCGGCTATCCCACCTACCGCTCTGCTGTGCAATTGAGCGGCGCCACCCCGGTGACCTATTCCCTCCGGGAAGAGAACGGCTGGCAGCCTGATCTTGCGGCGCTGGAGCAGCAGGACCTGAGCAGGGTGAGGCTCATGTGGGTGAATTACCCGCATATGCCCACCGGCACTCCCGCCAGGAAGGCTGTTTTTGAAGCCCTGGTAGCCTTCGCTCAAAAACATCACATCATCCTCTGTCACGATAACCCTTACAGCTTCATCCTGAACGATCAGCCGACCAGTCTTATGGCTACGCCCGGTGCGATGGATGTTGCGCTGGAACTGAATTCCCTCAGCAAAAGCAGCAACATGGCAGGCTGGCGTGTAGGCATGCTCGTGGGCAAGGCCGCATTCCTCAATGAAGTGCTGCGTTTCAAAAGCAATATGGATTCCGGTATGTTCCAGCCCGTACAGATGGCGGCTGTGGCTGCTCTGGAGCTGGGGCCGGAATGGTATGCGGAGCTGAACGGGATCTACCGCGCGCGCCGGGAAAAGGTATTTGAACTGCTGGACCTGCTGGGTTGTACGTATGACCGGGCGCAAACAGGCATGTTCGTATGGGCAAAGATACCCGCGGGATACGCGGACGGCTTTGCCGTGAGCGATGAGGTACTGCAGCAATCCCGTGTGTTCATCACCCCGGGCGGTATTTTCGGCGCCAACGGCAACGGATATATCAGGGTGAGCCTCTGCCGGGATGAAAAGGTCTTTGCAGAAGCCATCGGCAGAATACGTCAATCCCAAACCGTGAAAATATGA
- a CDS encoding prephenate dehydratase, with amino-acid sequence MHIAIQGFEGSFHQVAARNYFGKQISIEACASFSELVRKVKQGEGVDAGLMAIENSIAGSILPNYSLLKNSGLHITGEVYLQINQHLMVLPGQTIEDIREVHSHPMALLQCMDFLEEHPQIKLVETEDTALSARHVRQKKLKSTAAIAGKLAAEIFELDIIAPNIHTAKNNYTRFLAIAKNGVEPPEDANKSSVYFQTSNESGSLAKVLTKMASEGINLSKIQSFPIPAKEWHYYFHADMEFESLQHFNKGLSKISPLTEHLTVLGIYKKGKTHS; translated from the coding sequence ATGCACATCGCAATTCAGGGTTTTGAAGGAAGTTTTCACCAGGTAGCCGCCCGCAATTATTTCGGGAAACAGATCTCCATTGAAGCCTGCGCTTCTTTCTCGGAACTGGTCCGCAAAGTAAAACAGGGCGAAGGAGTGGATGCGGGGCTGATGGCCATAGAGAACTCTATTGCCGGCAGCATCCTGCCCAACTACAGCCTGCTGAAAAACTCGGGGCTTCACATTACCGGGGAAGTCTATCTGCAGATCAATCAGCATCTGATGGTTTTACCGGGACAGACCATCGAGGATATCCGCGAAGTGCATTCCCATCCCATGGCACTGCTCCAGTGTATGGACTTCCTGGAGGAGCATCCCCAGATCAAATTGGTGGAAACCGAAGATACGGCCCTCAGCGCCCGGCATGTACGCCAGAAAAAATTGAAGTCCACCGCCGCCATCGCCGGCAAGCTGGCCGCAGAGATATTCGAGCTGGATATCATTGCCCCCAATATTCACACCGCCAAGAACAACTATACCCGTTTCCTGGCCATCGCAAAGAATGGGGTAGAACCTCCTGAAGATGCCAACAAGTCATCCGTGTATTTCCAGACCTCCAACGAAAGCGGGAGCCTGGCCAAAGTGCTGACCAAAATGGCTTCAGAAGGCATCAACCTCAGCAAGATCCAGAGTTTCCCCATCCCGGCGAAGGAATGGCATTACTATTTTCATGCGGATATGGAATTTGAATCCCTGCAGCATTTCAATAAAGGATTGTCAAAGATCTCCCCGCTGACCGAGCATCTTACCGTATTAGGCATCTATAAAAAAGGCAAAACGCATTCATGA